A region from the Oncorhynchus tshawytscha isolate Ot180627B linkage group LG26, Otsh_v2.0, whole genome shotgun sequence genome encodes:
- the LOC112255720 gene encoding trace amine-associated receptor 6-like, translated as MEEHEDVQYCFQDRNSSCRKALLSTSIHITLYIFFSVISTVTVFLNILVIISISHFKQLHTPTNLLILSLAVSDLLVGLIVIPVTTVAITESCWSFGEYFCVFQFYVSCLCTSLSLGNLVLISIDRYVAVCDPLSYHSKITIARMMCCISITWCCCIMYNATIIKNFVSVQVLGRCLKECLIVEGLNWVTIIDLVLKTVVPCSIIITLYMKIFAVARSQARKVFSKEAASVSV; from the exons ATGGAGGAACATGAAGATGTTCAATATTGTTTTCAAGACAGAAACTCTTCTTGCAGAAAGGCTTTGCTGTCGACATCTATCCACATAACACTGTACATCTTCTTCTCAGTGATTTCAACAGTTACAGTATTTTTGAACATACTGGtgatcatctccatctctcacttcaaGCAGCTCCACACTCCAACCAAcctgctcatcctctctctggctgtgtcagaTCTCCTGGTGGGACTGATTGTGATACCAGTAACGACTGTAGCAATAACGGAATCATGCTGGAGTTTTGGggaatatttctgtgtgtttcaaTTCTACGTCTCTTGTTTGTGTACTTCTTTATCTCTGGGCAATTTGGTCTTGATATCTATTGACCGCTATGTTGCTGTGTGTGATCCCTTATCGTACCActctaaaataacaatagcaagaatGATGTGTTGTATATCCATTACCTGGTGTTGTTGTATCATGTACAATGCTACTATTATAAAAAACTTTGTAAGTGTACAGGTTCTGGGTAGGTGTTTGAAAGAATGTTTAATTGTTGAAGGGTTAAATTGGGTTACTATAATTGACCTTGTACTTAAAACGGTTGTCCCATGCTCTATTATTATAACACTTTATATGAAAATCTTTGCGGTGGCCAGATCACAGGCCAGAAAGGTATTTTCAAAGGAGGCTGCCAGCGTGTCTG TTTGA
- the LOC112255719 gene encoding trace amine-associated receptor 13c-like, whose protein sequence is MEEHEDIQYCFQDRNSSCRKALLSISIYITLYILFSLISAVTVFLNLLVIISISHFKQLHTPTNLLILALAASDLLVGLIVIPVMTVAIIESCWGFGEYFCAFLLYITCLCTSLSLGSLVLISIDRYVAVCYPLLYHSKITITRMMCCISITWCCCTIYNAVIIKGIVNVQVPSRCLNECFIVKGITWGNIIDFVFTMVVPCSIIITLYMKIFVVARSQARKVFSKEAASVSGVKTVQANKSERKAAKTLSIVVFNYFFCWIPFLFSFFFVSFLSDNLLSFILSFLPLVNSLINPIIYAFFYPWFKVTAKHILTLNLRRS, encoded by the coding sequence ATGGAGGAACACGAAGATATTCAATACTGTTTTCAAGACAGAAACTCTTCTTGCAGAAAGGCTTTGCTATCGATATCTATCTACATAACACTGTACATCTTATTCTCATTGATTTCAGCAGTTACAGTATTTTTGAACCTACTGGtgatcatctccatctctcacttcaaGCAGCTCCACACTCCAACCAACCTGCTCATCCTCGCTCTGGCTGCATCAGATCTCCTGGTGGGACTGATTGTGATACCAGTAATGACTGTAGCAATAATTGAATCATGCTGGGGATTTGGGGAATATTTCTGTGCGTTTCTTCTCTACATTACTTGTTTATGTACTTCTTTATCTCTGGGCAGTTTGGTCTTGATATCTATTGACCGCTATGTTGCTGTGTGTTATCCCTTATTGTACCActctaaaataacaataacaagaatGATGTGTTGTATATCAATTACATGGTGTTGTTGTACCATATACAATGCTGTTATTATAAAAGGCATTGTAAATGTACAGGTACCCAGTcggtgtttgaatgaatgttttatTGTCAAAGGAATAACCTGGGGTAATATAATTGactttgtatttacaatggttgtCCCGTGCTCTATTATTATAACACTTTATATGAAAATCTTTGTGGTGGCCAGATCACAGGCCAGAAAGGTATTTTCAAAAGAGGCTGCCAGTGTGTCTGGTGTTAAAACTGTACAGGCAAATAAGTCTGAGAGAAAAGCAGCAAAAACTCTGTCTATTGTTGTTTTCAACTATTTCTTTTGTTGGATtccatttttattttcttttttctttgttTCTTTTTTAAGTGACAATTTATTATCATTCATCCTCAGCTTTCTGCCACTTGTTAATTCCTTAATTAATCCAATAATTTATGCTTTCTTTTATCCATGGTTCAAAGTGACAGCTAAACATATTTTAACTCTGAATTTAAGGCGTTCATAG